A window from Theobroma cacao cultivar B97-61/B2 chromosome 3, Criollo_cocoa_genome_V2, whole genome shotgun sequence encodes these proteins:
- the LOC18604800 gene encoding protein FEZ — translation MEGHEEYFDDQFPIGYRFMPTDEELVTHYLTNKVCRNPVPPSAFQEIRSTELYRKPPKSSVQYSSGEREWFFFIHQYGNFEEQNKAIRIVEDGRGFWRTNGEKPLFDTKGNVLAFKTHLIYFSGCLSNAKKTHWRMDEYRLPIQFYAQHNSKEQWAVGRLRRGREYNLGF, via the exons ATGGAAGGCCATGAGGAATATTTTGATGATCAATTCCCAATTGGGTATAGGTTTATGCCAACGGATGAAGAGTTGGTGACTCATTATTTGACTAACAAGGTTTGTCGCAACCCTGTTCCACCTTCAGCTTTTCAAGAAATTCGTTCTACCGAGCTTTACAGAAAGCCTCCAAAGAGTTCAG TGCAATACTCTAGTGGAGAAAGAGAGTGGTTCTTCTTTATTCATCAGTATGGGAACTTTGAGGAGCAAAATAAGGCAATTCGAATAGTTGAAGATGGACGAGGGTTTTGGCGAACAAATGGAGAAAAGCCCTTATTCGACACGAAAGGGAATGTGTTAGCCTTCAAGACtcatttgatatatttttcgGGATGCCTCTCAAATGCAAAGAAAACACATTGGAGAATGGATGAATATCGACTGCCAATTCAATTCTACGCTCAACACAATTCCAAG GAGCAATGGGCTGTGGGGAGACTTAGAAGAGGAAGAGAGTACAATCTTGGTTTTTAA